The following are from one region of the Mustela lutreola isolate mMusLut2 chromosome 7, mMusLut2.pri, whole genome shotgun sequence genome:
- the LOC131835280 gene encoding olfactory receptor 4F17-like, which yields MVTEFIFLGLSNSQELQIFLFVFLFVFYVGIVCGNLLIIITVASDSHLHYPMYFLLAKLSLTDLCLSSVTAPKMIADFFSKHKVISIKGCFAQIFLLHFFGGSELVILIAMAFDRYIAICNPLRYTTVMCGNVCVGLVAAAWGTGFLHSVSQLAFAVNLPFCGPNEVDSFYCDLPRVIKLACTDTYRLDIMVIANSGVLTLCSFVFLIISYVIILVTIRQRPSYQSSKALSTLTAHITVVLLVFGPCIFIYACPFPIKSLDKSLAVLYSVVTPLLNPIIYTLRNKDMKTAMKQLRKWNVNSREKS from the coding sequence ATGGTGACAGAGTTCATTTTTCTGGGACTCTCCAATTCTCAGGAATTGCAGATTTTCCTATTTGTGTTCCTTTTTGTATTCTATGTAGGAATTGTGTGTGGAAACCTTCTTATTATCATAACTGTGGCCTCCGACTCCCACCTTCATTACCCCATGTACTTCCTGCTGGCTAAGCTCTCACTCACTGACCTGTGTCTGTCTTCTGTCACAGCCCCCAAGATGATTGCTGACTTTTTCAGTAAACACAAAGTCATCTCTATCAAGGGCTGCTTTGCTCAgatatttctccttcatttttttggTGGGAGTGAGTTGGTGATCCTTATAGCCATGGCCTTTGACAGATATATAGCAATCTGTAACCCCCTTCGCTACACTACTGTTATGTGTGGCAATGTATGTGTTGGGCTTGTGGCAGCTGCATGGGGGACGGGTTTCCTCCATTCAGTGAGCCAGCTGGCCTTTGCAGTAAACTTACCTTTCTGTGGTCCCAATGAGGTTGATAGCTTTTATTGTGACTTACCTAGGGTTATCAAACTTGCTTGTACAGACACCTATAGGTTGGATATCATGGTCATTGCTAACAGTGGTGTGCTCACtctgtgttcttttgttttcctaatcATCTCCTATGTTATCATCCTAGTGACCATTCGACAACGCCCTTCATACCAGTCATCCAAGGCCCTGTCCACTTTGACTGCTCACATCACTGtagttcttttggtttttggaCCATGTATCTTCATTTATGCCTGTCCGTTCCCCATTAAATCATTAGATAAATCCCTTGCTGTGCTTTATTCTGTGGTCACTCCTCTCTTGAACCCAATTATATACACACTGAGGAACAAGGACATGAAGACTGCAATGAAACAATTGAGAAAATGGAATGTGAACTCTAGGGAAAAGTCTTAA
- the LOC131837148 gene encoding olfactory receptor 4F6-like — protein sequence MDTTNDSVVSEFVLIGLSNSWEMHLFLFWFFSVFYMGISLGNLFIVFTVITESHLHTPMYFLLASLSLLDLGLSSTTVAKTITNLFTDCKIISFSKCMIQIFFIHVMDGGEMVLLIAMAYDRYTAICKPLHYLIIMSPKMCVFFIVAAWIVGIIHAVSQFVFVINLPFCGPNEVDSFYCDFPRVMKLACVDTYKLEFVIIANSGFISMVTFFSLIISYIFILVTVWKRSSGDLSKAFVTLSAHITVVNLFFTPCMFLLLWPFPTTSLDKCLFIVDFAITLLLNPAIYTLRNKDMRVAMRRLGKRIVGPSGISQ from the coding sequence atGGATACAACAAATGACTCTGTGGTGTCTGAATTTGTATTGATTGGACTTTCAAATTCATGGGAGatgcatctttttctcttttggttcttCTCTGTATTCTACATGGGAATTAGCCTGGGAAACCTCTTCATTGTGTTCACGGTAATTACTGAATCTCATTtacacacccccatgtacttcctGTTAGCCAGCCTCTCTCTCCTTGATCTAGGTCTGTCCTCTACCACAGTGGCCAAAACAATCACTAATCTTTTCACTGACtgtaaaatcatttcattttcaaaatgtatgatacagatattttttattcatgtcaTGGATGGAGGTGAGATGGTGCTGCTCATAGCCATGGCATATGACCGGTACACTGCAATCTGTAAGCCTCTCCACTATCTGATCATCATGAGCCCcaaaatgtgtgttttctttatagTGGCTGCCTGGATAGTGGGGATAATCCATGCTGtgtctcagtttgtttttgtcATAAACTTGCCCTTCTGTGGCCCTAATGAAGTAGATAGTTTTTACTGTGATTTTCCTCGGGTCATGAAACTCGCTTGTGTAGACACTTACAAGCTGGAGTTTGTAATCATCGCTAACAGTGGGTTCATATCCATGGTTACCTTCTTCTCTTTAATTATatcctatatcttcattttggtCACTGTCTGGAAACGTTCTTCAGGGGACTTGTCCAAAGCATTTGTCACACTGTCAGCTCACATCACTGTAGTGAATTTGTTTTTTACACCATGCATGTTCCTATTATTGTGGCCTTTCCCTACAACATCACTGGATAAGTGCTTATTCATTGTTGACTTTGCTATCACCCTCCTCTTGAATCCTGCCATCTATACATTAAGAAACAAAGACATGAGAGTGGCCATGAGAAGACTGGGCAAACGGATTGTGGGTCCTAGTGGGATCTCACAATGA